A genomic window from Ananas comosus cultivar F153 linkage group 22, ASM154086v1, whole genome shotgun sequence includes:
- the LOC109727371 gene encoding uncharacterized protein LOC109727371 isoform X1 gives MRRANDSVETVNAAAAAIVSAESRVQQVTVPRRRWPTWFSMYWCFGSHKHDRRISHAVLVPEPMVPSSHTTIAENSNHHPPSLVLPFVAPPSSPVSLLQSEPPSASHSPAGPISFSPISGNSYSPTGPASIFAIGPYAHETQLVSPPAFSTFNTEPSTASFTPPPEPMHLTTPSSPEVPFAQLLSSSFSTSGRKGGEACEFNSYQLYPGSPIGHLISPSSVCSGTSSPFPDPEPPKILNAEEISRRKLTPRHSRNGGSLLDGRITAAASLVDLTVGSQNHEHGADHRVSFELTAEDVARCLGKKSAISGEHLKIATTTATDGVCTEKSVDNENCSDIPEKARSSLSLPVAKEFNFDNSDTANAEPSLGSDWWANEKVGRATEPRKDWAFFPMIQPGVS, from the exons ATGAGGAGAGCAAATGATAGCGTGGAGACCGTgaatgcggcggcggcggcgatagTATCGGCCGAGAGCAGAGTCCAACAAGTCACTGTTCCG CGGAGAAGATGGCCGACCTGGTTCAGCATGTACTGGTGCTTTGGATCTCACAAGCATGACAGGCGCATAAGCCACGCGGTCCTCGTCCCTGAGCCGATGGTCCCAAGTTCTCACACAACTATAGCCGAAAACTCTAACCACCATCCCCCATCCCTCGTCCTCCCCTTCGTCGCTCCTCCTTCCTCCCCCGTCTCCCTACTCCAATCGGAACCCCCATCAGCCTCCCACTCGCCTGCAGGTCCCATCTCCTTCTCCCCTATCTCCGGCAATTCCTACTCACCGACCGGTCCTGCCTCCATATTCGCCATCGGCCCATATGCCCACGAGACTCAATTAGTCTCGCCCCCTGCCTTTTCTACATTCAATACCGAACCATCCACCGCTTCCTTCACCCCTCCCCCTGAACCTATGCATCTCACCACCCCTTCATCCCCTGAAGTACCATTTGCCCAGCTTTTGAGTTCTTCCTTCAGTACTAGCGGCAGAAAGGGCGGGGAAGCCTGCGAGTTCAATTCATACCAGCTGTACCCTGGTAGCCCAATTGGTCACCTGATATCGCCAAGCTCGGTTTGTTCTGGCACTTCATCTCCGTTCCCTGATCCTGAACCGCCGAAGATCTTGAACGCCGAAGAGATCTCGAGGCGCAAGCTGACACCCCGCCATTCTCGCAATGGTGGCTCACTTCTAGATGGACGAATAACAGCAGCTGCATCACTGGTGGATTTAACTGTCGGGTCGCAGAACCATGAACATGGTGCTGATCACAGAGTATCGTTTGAATTGACCGCAGAGGACGTCGCCCGTTGTTTGGGGAAGAAATCGGCGATTTCAGGGGAACATTTGAAGATTGCTACTACAACTGCTACTGATGGAGTCTGTACAGAAAAGAGTGTTGATAATGAAAACTGCAGCGATATCCCAGAGAAAGCACggagttctctctctcttccagtGGCTAAAGAGTTCAATTTCGATAATTCAGATACCGCAAACGCAGAGCCCAGCCTTGGCTCCGACTGGTGGGCCAACGAGAAGGTTGGAAGAGCCACCGAGCCGAGAAAGGACTGGGCTTTCTTCCCTATGATCCAACCGGGGGTCAGCTAA
- the LOC109727371 gene encoding uncharacterized protein At1g76660-like isoform X2, which translates to MYWCFGSHKHDRRISHAVLVPEPMVPSSHTTIAENSNHHPPSLVLPFVAPPSSPVSLLQSEPPSASHSPAGPISFSPISGNSYSPTGPASIFAIGPYAHETQLVSPPAFSTFNTEPSTASFTPPPEPMHLTTPSSPEVPFAQLLSSSFSTSGRKGGEACEFNSYQLYPGSPIGHLISPSSVCSGTSSPFPDPEPPKILNAEEISRRKLTPRHSRNGGSLLDGRITAAASLVDLTVGSQNHEHGADHRVSFELTAEDVARCLGKKSAISGEHLKIATTTATDGVCTEKSVDNENCSDIPEKARSSLSLPVAKEFNFDNSDTANAEPSLGSDWWANEKVGRATEPRKDWAFFPMIQPGVS; encoded by the coding sequence ATGTACTGGTGCTTTGGATCTCACAAGCATGACAGGCGCATAAGCCACGCGGTCCTCGTCCCTGAGCCGATGGTCCCAAGTTCTCACACAACTATAGCCGAAAACTCTAACCACCATCCCCCATCCCTCGTCCTCCCCTTCGTCGCTCCTCCTTCCTCCCCCGTCTCCCTACTCCAATCGGAACCCCCATCAGCCTCCCACTCGCCTGCAGGTCCCATCTCCTTCTCCCCTATCTCCGGCAATTCCTACTCACCGACCGGTCCTGCCTCCATATTCGCCATCGGCCCATATGCCCACGAGACTCAATTAGTCTCGCCCCCTGCCTTTTCTACATTCAATACCGAACCATCCACCGCTTCCTTCACCCCTCCCCCTGAACCTATGCATCTCACCACCCCTTCATCCCCTGAAGTACCATTTGCCCAGCTTTTGAGTTCTTCCTTCAGTACTAGCGGCAGAAAGGGCGGGGAAGCCTGCGAGTTCAATTCATACCAGCTGTACCCTGGTAGCCCAATTGGTCACCTGATATCGCCAAGCTCGGTTTGTTCTGGCACTTCATCTCCGTTCCCTGATCCTGAACCGCCGAAGATCTTGAACGCCGAAGAGATCTCGAGGCGCAAGCTGACACCCCGCCATTCTCGCAATGGTGGCTCACTTCTAGATGGACGAATAACAGCAGCTGCATCACTGGTGGATTTAACTGTCGGGTCGCAGAACCATGAACATGGTGCTGATCACAGAGTATCGTTTGAATTGACCGCAGAGGACGTCGCCCGTTGTTTGGGGAAGAAATCGGCGATTTCAGGGGAACATTTGAAGATTGCTACTACAACTGCTACTGATGGAGTCTGTACAGAAAAGAGTGTTGATAATGAAAACTGCAGCGATATCCCAGAGAAAGCACggagttctctctctcttccagtGGCTAAAGAGTTCAATTTCGATAATTCAGATACCGCAAACGCAGAGCCCAGCCTTGGCTCCGACTGGTGGGCCAACGAGAAGGTTGGAAGAGCCACCGAGCCGAGAAAGGACTGGGCTTTCTTCCCTATGATCCAACCGGGGGTCAGCTAA
- the LOC109727613 gene encoding ATG8-interacting protein 1-like isoform X1, with protein sequence MADDKKDGERASPHGAEWEVVSLTASAYAASPGPRQFDPAGESKDSECIAKEHESPPAMFMSGHFSLPQEKLETPWTETDKKVLQYELADQNVSSGAKRVDEPDEFYGESCRNKSTDDLHGIKFWDKEQSLSVVDMEFHTESEISRLVDCTQNSTNSEPNDPYCVKQETLADSRIASELKEENEYKGSGLQCESWWKRKMTFLYNNAKEPNAFWSVFVAAALMGLAIVGQRWQREKLQLQQIKLQFKINDEKISCIVGPFSRVKGILVAGGQHGPVIPGEAVFSL encoded by the exons ATGGCCGACGATAAGAAAGATGGTGAAAGGGCTTCTCCTCACGGAGCTGAGTGGGAGGTCGTGTCTCTCACGGCATCTGCGTACGCCGCATCGCCCGGCCCGAGGCAATTTGATCCGGCGGGCGAAAGTAAAGATTCCGAATGTATCGCAAAAGAACATGAATCGCCTCCTGCGATGTTCATGTCCGGCCACTTTTCGTTGCCACAAGAAAAGCTCGAAACCCCTTGGACAGAAACTGATAAGAAAGTACTGCAGTATGAGTTAGCTGATCAAAATGTAAGCTCTGGGGCGAAGAGAGTTGATGAACCTGACGAATTCTATGGAGAAAGTTGTAGGAATAAATCAACTGATGATCTACATGGAATTAAGTTTTGGGACAAGGAACAGAGTCTTTCTGTTGTCGATATGGAGTTCCACACTGAATCAGAGATAAGTAGATTGGTTGATTGTACTCAGAATAGCACCAATTCTGAACCGAATGATCCTTACTGCGTAAAACAGGAAACTCTTGCCGATTCTAGAATTGCTTCTGaattgaaagaagaaaatgagtaCAAGGGTTCTGGCCTTCAGTGTGAATCATGGTGGAAGAGAAAGATGACATTTTTGTATAATAATGCGAAAGAACCAAACGCGTTCTGGTCTGTGTTTGTGGCCGCTGCTTTGATGGGCCTAGCAATTGTCGGGCAGCGATGGCAACGAGAAAAATTGCAGCTTCAGCAAATTAAATTGCAGTTTAAAATCAACGATGAG AAGATTAGCTGCATTGTGGGACCGTTCAGCCGGGTCAAAGGCATTCTGGTTGCTGGCGGTCAACATGGCCCTGTGATCCCCGGTGAGGCCGTGTTCAGCTTATAA
- the LOC109727613 gene encoding ATG8-interacting protein 1-like isoform X2 — MADDKKDGERASPHGAEWEVVSLTASAYAASPGPRQFDPAGESKDSECIAKEHESPPAMFMSGHFSLPQEKLETPWTETDKKVLQYELADQNVSSGAKRVDEPDEFYGESCRNKSTDDLHGIKFWDKEQSLSVVDMEFHTESEISRLVDCTQNSTNSEPNDPYCVKQETLADSRIASELKEENEYKGSGLQCESWWKRKMTFLYNNAKEPNAFWSVFVAAALMGLAIVGQRWQREKLQLQQIKLQFKINDETSSFKCQYG; from the exons ATGGCCGACGATAAGAAAGATGGTGAAAGGGCTTCTCCTCACGGAGCTGAGTGGGAGGTCGTGTCTCTCACGGCATCTGCGTACGCCGCATCGCCCGGCCCGAGGCAATTTGATCCGGCGGGCGAAAGTAAAGATTCCGAATGTATCGCAAAAGAACATGAATCGCCTCCTGCGATGTTCATGTCCGGCCACTTTTCGTTGCCACAAGAAAAGCTCGAAACCCCTTGGACAGAAACTGATAAGAAAGTACTGCAGTATGAGTTAGCTGATCAAAATGTAAGCTCTGGGGCGAAGAGAGTTGATGAACCTGACGAATTCTATGGAGAAAGTTGTAGGAATAAATCAACTGATGATCTACATGGAATTAAGTTTTGGGACAAGGAACAGAGTCTTTCTGTTGTCGATATGGAGTTCCACACTGAATCAGAGATAAGTAGATTGGTTGATTGTACTCAGAATAGCACCAATTCTGAACCGAATGATCCTTACTGCGTAAAACAGGAAACTCTTGCCGATTCTAGAATTGCTTCTGaattgaaagaagaaaatgagtaCAAGGGTTCTGGCCTTCAGTGTGAATCATGGTGGAAGAGAAAGATGACATTTTTGTATAATAATGCGAAAGAACCAAACGCGTTCTGGTCTGTGTTTGTGGCCGCTGCTTTGATGGGCCTAGCAATTGTCGGGCAGCGATGGCAACGAGAAAAATTGCAGCTTCAGCAAATTAAATTGCAGTTTAAAATCAACGATGAG ACAAGCAGTTTTAAGTGTCAGTATGGGTAA
- the LOC109727138 gene encoding BAHD acyltransferase DCR-like, with translation MASSGGGAKCSTKADITGDVVSPVWEEKLVLSLSSDGCRPDDAVLCIDVGHANPMQGTKPLVGAAGFPLRDVLDDVGLGSKSATSLKLKRPSGRSLSPASTVTVTSKSTVLPAKPAASPTCPLATFDLPYITFYYNQKLLLYKLDGEHSFGDAVGKLKEGLGEALGYFYPLAGRIKQDEEGVLMVECEGEGVLGAEVVEAAAEAVAVADLADGGGGGIAEEILQQLVPYTGVMNLEGLHRPLLAVQVPHCRIKLYEIIIYLQKKNIIDXLPSSPAAHESLDPNGPAKPLIHRLFSFPQTLVDQIKLATNQNPNPNPNPEGPESEPEPEPEREHETKTKPKPFSTFQSLGAHVWRAVARARGLAADELTVFAVFADCRGRVDPPVSPAYFGNLIQAVFTAAPAGLLLASPPGFAAAVLQRAIDAHCAAAIAARLEGYEAAPKLFHYSDAGPNCVAVGSSPRFRVYDVDFGFGRPERVRSGSNNKFDGMVYLYPGRDGGRSIDVELTLPEEPMRRLENDDQFLPTLLHDPPL, from the exons ATGGCGTCGAG TGGCGGCGGCGCCAAGTGCTCGACGAAGGCTGACATCACCGGCGACGTCGTCAGCCCCGTCTGGGAAGAGAAGCTGGTTCTCTCCCTATCCTCCGACGGCTGCCGCCCCGACGACGCCGTCCTCTGCATCGACGTCGGCCACGCCAACCCCATGCAGGGCACCAAGCCCCTCGTCGGCGCCGCCGGGTTCCCCCTCCGCGACGTCCTCGACGACGTCGGCCTCGGCAGCAAGTCCGCGACGAGCCTCAAGTTGAAGCGCCCCTCGGGCCGGTCGTTGAG CCCCGCGTCGACCGTGACGGTGACGAGCAAGAGCACGGTGCTCCCCGCGAAGCCCGCGGCGTCGCCGACGTGCCCGTTGGCGACGTTCGACCTCCCCTACATAACCTTCTACTACAACCAAAAGCTGCTGCTGTACAAACTGGACGGGGAACACAGTTTCGGGGACGCGGTGGGGAAGCTTAAGGAGGGGCTGGGGGAGGCGCTGGGGTACTTTTACCCGTTGGCGGGGAGGATAAAGCAGGATGAGGAGGGGGTGCTAATGGTGGAGTGCGAGGGGGAGGGGGTGTTGGGGGCCGAGGTGGTGGag gccgcggcggaggcggtggcggtCGCGGACCTCGCCgacgggggcggcggcggcatcgcGGAGGAGATACTGCAGCAGCTGGTGCCGTACACCGGCGTCATGAACCTCGAGGGGCTCCACCGCCCGCTCCTCGCCGTTCAGGTCCCGCATTGCcgtattaaattatatgaaataattatttatctccaaaaaaaaaatatt ATTGATCNCCTCccctcctcccccgccgcccACGAGTCCCTCGACCCCAACGGCCCCGCCAAACCCCTCATCCACCGCCTCTTCTCCTTCCCCCAAACCCTCGTCGACCAAATCAAGCTCGCCAccaaccaaaaccctaaccctaaccctaaccccgaGGGCCCCGAATCCGAGCCAGAGCCAGAGCCCGAGCGCGAGCACGAGACCAAGACGAAGCCGAAGCCCTTCTCGACCTTCCAGTCGCTCGGCGCGCACGTGTGGCGCGCGGTGGCGCGGGCGCGGGGGCTCGCGGCGGACGAGCTCACGGTGTTCGCGGTGTTCGCGGATTGCCGCGGGCGGGTCGACCCGCCCGTGTCCCCGGCCTACTTCGGGAACCTGATCCAGGCCGTGTTCACGGCGGCGCCCGCGGGGCTCCTCCTCGCCAGCCCCCCCGgcttcgccgccgccgtgcTCCAGCGCGCCATCGACGCCCACtgcgccgccgccatcgccgcgcGGCTCGAGGGCTACGAGGCCGCGCCCAAGCTCTTCCACTACAGCGACGCCGGCCCCAACTGCGTCGCCGTCGGGAGCTCGCCGCGGTTCCGGGTCTACGACGTCGACTTCGGGTTCGGTCGCCCGGAGCGCGTGCGGAGCGGGTCGAACAACAAGTTCGACGGCATGGTGTACCTCTACCCGGGCAGGGACGGTGGCCGGAGCATCGACGTCGAGCTCACCCTCCCCGAGGAGCCCATGCGCCGCCTCGAGAACGACGACCAGTTCCTCCCCACGCTCCTCCATGATCCCcctctctaa
- the LOC109727641 gene encoding probable mediator of RNA polymerase II transcription subunit 36b, which yields MRPPRGGGRGGGFRGRGDGGGGRGRGRGMRGRGGGRGVGMKGGSKVVVQPHRHDGVFVAKGKEDALCTKNMVVGESVYGEKRISVQNEDGSKVEYRVWNPFRSKLAAAILGGVDNIWIAPGTRILYLGAASGTTVSHVSDLVGPTGVVYAVEFSHRSGRDLVNMAKKRTNVIPIIEDARHPARYRMLVGMVDVIFSDVAQPDQARILALNASYFLKNGGHFVISIKANCIDSTVPAEAVFAQEVKKLQAEQFKPSEQVTLEPFERDHACVVGGYRMPKKQKPEA from the exons ATGAGACCTCCGAGAG GTGGTGGTCGCGGTGGTGGATTCAGGGGCCGTGGAGATGGGGGCGGAggaagggggagggggaggggaatgAGGGGCCGCGGAGGTGGCCGAGGAGTGGGAATGAAGGGAGGGAGCAAGGTCGTCGTCCAACCTCACAGGCACGACGGTGTCTTCGTTGCCAAGGGGAAGGAGGACGCTCTCTGCACAAAGAACATGGTCGTCGGTGAATCCGTCTACGGCGAGAAGCGCATCTCGGTTCAG AACGAGGACGGATCGAAAGTTGAGTACAGGGTGTGGAATCCCTTCCGCTCGAAGCTCGCCGCAGCTATTCTCGGCGGCGTTGACAACATTTGGATC GCTCCAGGAACTCGCATATTGTACCTTGGAGCTGCATCGGGTACCACCGTCTCTCATGTGTCTGACCTTGTTGGACCT ACTGGAGTGGTCTATGCTGTTGAGTTCTCCCATAGAAGTGGTAGGGATCTCGTCAACATGGCCAAGAAGCGAACTAATGTTATCCCCATCATTGAGGATGCTAGACATCCTGCGAGATACCGCATGTTGGTTGGCATGGTTGATGTCATCTTTTCAGATGTTGCTCAGCCAGATCAG GCTAGGATCTTAGCACTAAATGCATCTTATTTCTTGAAGAATGGAGGGCATTTTGTGATTTCAATCAAg GCGAACTGTATTGACTCCACGGTGCCAGCTGAGGCCGTCTTTGCCCAGGAAGTGAAGAAGCTGCAAGCGGAGCAGTTCAAGCCCTCGGAGCAGGTCACGCTCGAACCCTTCGAGCGCGACCACGCCTGCGTGGTTGGCGGCTACCGCATGCCGAAGAAACAAAAGCCCGAAGCCTAG
- the LOC109727268 gene encoding ubiquitin-conjugating enzyme E2 4-like, with protein sequence MSSPSKRREMDMMKLMMSDYKVETVNDGMQEFFVDFHGPKESLYQGGLWRIRVELPDAYPYKSPSIGFVNKIFHPNVDEMSGSVCLDVINQTWSPMFDLVNVFEVFLPQLLLYPNASDPLNGEAAALMIRDRPAYEQKVKEYCEKYAKPENIGAVEEEKLSDEELSEDEYGLSDEDEVAGKADP encoded by the exons ATGTCTTCTCCAAGCAAGCGCCGCGAAATGGACATGATGAAACT GATGATGAGTGATTACAAGGTGGAGACGGTGAATGATGGGATGCAGGAGTTCTTCGTCGATTTCCATGGCCCCAAAGAGA GTCTGTATCAAGGAGGTTTGTGGAGGATAAGAGTTGAACTACCTGATGCTTATCCATACAAGTCCCCATCCATTGGCTTCGTGAACAagatttttcatccaaatgtaGATGAAAT GTCTGGCTCAGTTTGCTTGGATGTCATCAACCAAACTTGGAGCCCGATGTTCG ATCTTGTGAATGTTTTCGAAGTTTTCCTTCCGCAGCTCCTTCTATACCCTAATGCTTCCGACCCATTGAACGGGGAGGCTGCGGCTTTGATGATACGTGATCGGCCTGCTTATGAACAGAAAGTTAAAG AGTATTGCGAGAAATACGCAAAGCCCGAGAACATTGGTGCTGTTGAAGAGGAAAAATTAAGTGACGAGGAGCTAAGCGAAGATGAGTACGGATTGAGTGATGAAGATGAGGTGGCCGGCAAAGCTGACCCCTGA
- the LOC109727266 gene encoding protein DETOXIFICATION 35-like, with product MGSVDSPLLVKRAHFTIDDAHEKGRSGAMAASAEGENDEETGALVASAAAAAAAAAAREKGGGAEEEEEGEDEGGGGDAPAVRSAGDACKVFAEESKRLWAIAAPIAFNIICLYGTNSTTQIFVGHLGNLQLSAVAIGLSVVSNFSFGFLLGMGSALETLCGQAYGAGQVSMLGVYLQRSWIVLLCSAFLLTPLYIFATPILRLLGQDHAIAAEAGKFTAAIIPQMFALAVNFPTQKFLQAQSKVAALAWIGLAGLACHVALLALFVYAFDWGIYGAAAAYDASSWAIAAAQAAYVVARCGAGGAWTGLSWAALRDLWAFVRLSLASAVMLCLEIWYMMVLVVLTGHLDRAEIAVDSISICMNINGWEGMLFIGLNAAISVRVSNELGSGRPRATMHAVIVVVIQSLAFGLLAMVLILAFRNNFAVIFTSDAELQKAVADIAYLLAVTMVLNSIQPVISGVAVGGGWQALVAYINLGCYYIFGLPLGFLLGYLFHWGVQGIWAGMLCGTTLQTLILLYIVWKTDWKAEAEQALERVRLWGGQEETKLPTTEAS from the exons ATGGGGTCCGTGGACTCCCCACTCCTCGTCAAAAGAGCCCACTTCACCATCGACGACGCGCACGAGAAGGGACGGAGCGGAGCCATGGCGGCGTCAGCGGAGGGAGAGAACGACGAGGAGACGGGGGCGCTCGTAGCGTCCgccgcggcggctgcggcggcggcggcggcgagggagaAGGGGGGCGGGgccgaggaagaagaagaaggggaggacgagggaggcggcggcgacgcgccgGCGGTGAGGAGCGCCGGGGACGCGTGCAAGGTGTTCGCGGAAGAGTCGAAGAGGCTGTGGGCGATCGCGGCGCCCATCGCGTTCAACATCATATGCTTGTACGGCACGAACTCGACGACGCAGATCTTCGTGGGCCATCTCGGCAATCTCCAGCTCTCGGCCGTGGCCATCGGCCTCTCCGTCGTCTCCAACTTCTCCTTCGGATTCCTC CTGGGGATGGGGAGCGCGCTGGAGACGCTGTGCGGGCAGGCGTACGGAGCGGGGCAGGTGTCGATGCTGGGCGTGTACCTGCAGCGGTCCTGGATCGTCCTCCTCTGCTCCGCCTTCCTCCTCACCCCGCTCTACATCTTCGCCACGCCGATTCTGAGGCTCCTCGGCCAAGACCACGCCATCGCCGCCGAGGCCGGCAAGTTCACGGCCGCCATCATCCCCCAGATGTTCGCGCTGGCGGTGAACTTCCCCACCCAGAAGTTCCTGCAGGCCCAGTCCAAGGTCGCCGCGCTCGCCTGGATCGGCCTCGCCGGCCTCGCCTGCCACGTCGCCCTGCTCGCGCTCTTCGTCTACGCCTTCGACTGGGGCATCtacggcgccgccgccgcctacgACGCCTCGTCCTGGGCCATCGCCGCCGCGCAGGCCGCCTACGTCGTCGCCCGctgcggcgccggcggcgcgtGGACCGGGCTCTCGTGGGCCGCGCTCAGGGACCTCTGGGCCTTCGTCCGGCTCTCGCTCGCCTCCGCCGTCATGCTCTGCCTCGAGATCTGGTACATGATGGTGCTCGTCGTCCTCACCGGCCACCTCGACCGCGCCGAGATCGCCGTCGATTCCATCTCCATCTG TATGAACATAAATGGATGGGAGGGAATGCTCTTCATTGGACTCAATGCAGCTATAAG TGTTCGGGTGTCGAACGAGCTCGGGTCGGGCCGGCCCAGGGCCACAATGCACGCGGtgattgtggttgtgatccAATCCCTCGCATTTGGGCTCCTTGCCATGGTCCTCATCCTAGCATTCAGGAACAATTTTGCAGTCATATTTACGAGCGACGCGGAGCTACAAAAAGCAGTTGCTGATATTGCTTACCTTCTCGCCGTGACCATGGTGCTCAATAGCATTCAACCTGTCATttcag GAGTTGCTGTTGGAGGTGGGTGGCAAGCTCTTGTGGCATACATTAATTTGGGCTGCTATTACATTTTTGGGCTTCCTCTGGGCTTCCTTTTGGGCTATCTTTTCCACTGGGGTGTGCAG GGAATTTGGGCTGGGATGCTTTGTGGAACAACATTGCAAACACTGATTCTATTGTACATAGTTTGGAAAACTGATTGGAAAGCTGAG GCGGAGCAAGCTTTAGAACGTGTCAGATTGTGGGGTGGACAAGAAGAAACCAAGTTGCCAACAACAGAAGCTAGCTAG